TCCCCTTTCTCGTTTTTCTACGTCAAGGAAGTGTTGATATCCCCACTAGCAATTTCGGGATAGTAGGACATATTCTGGATAAATCCTTAAATTATTCTGATGGTTGGACAAAATCACCCAATTGGGTGATCCCCGTGAGGGAAGTATCTCTTTTTAATAGAGGATAAGTTATTCAATAATCCGATTATCGTTACAAATGATCCTTAGTCATGGAAGCTCATCAACAAAAACAACTCCGCACTTTCCTCTTGGAAAAATTAGCCATTTCCCCCCGTTCCTTCGATATGGCTGTGCGTCTCTGTGAAGCATCGGTGGGTTCTTTGCCGATGGTTTTATGGCAGTACGGTTTAATAGATTTGTCGCAATTGAATCAAGTTTTTGACTGGATGGAAACTGTCTAATTATTTTTCAAGATAGGACATTAATTATCATTTTTATTAAGAAAATTGACCAAGCTCTAGAGCTGCAAGTTACTGCAATTTAAGTAGGTGGGTGAAATTAAATATAAGATAGACTTAGATTAGATTGAGGGGGAAAACCGAACAACCGCATGGGTTACGCTGTCGCTAACCCATCCTAGAAATAATTATGCTTTCCCACTTATTTAATTTTATACCCCTTGATCGTCATTTTGCTTGTCATGACAGTAAGATAGGAAAAAACTTAATTAATATGGCATAGGTTCTTGAGTTAGGCATCGACTAAATGGAACTCTTTCAGGGCCGGATAGAAGTTGAGATTTTCGTGACCCAGACGACTAAGTTTAATCAGGGCAAAACGTTGGGATGGTTGCAATTTTTGCCATTGTTCTAAACTAATTTCGATCTGGAATTCTCGGGCTTTTTGTAGGACTGTATCGGGAATCTGGCTATCATCTAGCCAAGCGGGATGGGGATCTATCGCTAGTTCTCCTGGGGGATTACCAGTTTTTTCGATGATTAATTTTTGCAGAAAATCTCGATAGATTTTGGCTTCTGCTGCCGTCGTACAAGCCATATTAACTAATACCATTCTTTCCGGTTGACTCAACTGCATCCAATGGGATAATTTTAATTTAACTCCACAGGTATCTAGTTTCATTCTCACGGTCATCGGGATACAACGCAAGGAGTCAACAAATTCGGCTTCAAAGTCGAAAAAGGTGGTCATATCATTTCATCGGTTTACTGAGGATAAATTTATGATACAGTGTCGCGGGATAACTGCTAATCAAAATGATATTTTTATTGAATAAAATTGGCTCGATATTGATGACTAGAGACGAGAATTTTCTCTAGTTCCTGCCATTTTTCTCCTGCAATATAGTCAATAACTTTATCAAGATTTTGCCGATAATTGGTCAAGGATATCAATAAAGCTTGACGATTGTATTTAGCCATCATTAAACCTAATTCGGGATTACCGCCACCGACGCGACTGGTATCGCGAAAACCAGAACTAGCTAAATTTTCCGCTAATTCGCGAATATTCAGGTCTTGTTCTTTCGCACAAGCTTGGATTAAACTGGTACTAATCATTACTGGCAGATGGGAAATCCAAGCCACGGCTCGATCGTGTTCTTCGGGGGAAGAATAATAAATTTGACAGCCTAATTGTTGTACTATTTCGGTTAAGATTTCCACGGCAAAATTAGGAGTAGATTCAAGGGGAGTAATCAGATATGGGGCATTGACAAATAAATCAAATTGTGCCGCATTAATTCCCTGTTCGGTTTTCCCTGCCATAGGATGACTACCGACAAAATTTGGCCATAATTGACTACAATTGTCCACAATTGCCCCTTTAACCGATCCCACATCGGTGACAATGGCTTGGGGTTTTAAATAGGGAGTTAATTTTTGCAAAGTTGGCACAATTAAATGTATGGGAGTACAGATAAAGATTAAATCGGCAGTAGCCAATAACTCTAAACTGGTACTAGATTCATCTACCACGCCTTTTTGTACAGCGATATCACAGGTGGATTGTTGACGGGAAACTCCCAAAACCTTATAAGCTTGCGATCGAAAATCTAACCCCAAAGAACCACCGATTAAACCCAGTCCAATAATGCCAATATTCATTAGTTTTACTCAAAGATAATTTCGTCTTCCACTCGCCAAGCGGGATCAACAATGCACAAAAAAATTAAGGGTTCCTCGCCACAATTATGAATATATTGTTTAGCTAGAGGAGGTATATAAATGGCGGCACCGACAGTCACTAATTGCACTTCCTCATCGATGTGCATTTCCCCTTGTCCTTGCAAAATATAATAAACTTCCGCAGTTTTTAAAGCGTGGGGAGTAGAAGTTTCCCCCACATCTACCTGGGCGTGGGCTAAACTATAACGTAGATTTAACGGCTGTTTATCGGGATGCAATAACTCCCGCAATCGGGTATGATCACCGGCGATGAATTCCTCGCATTCGAGCAGTTTTCTGATTAACATGGTAGAGTTAAACCTCGAAGATTGTTTTTATTTTATCATTGAGTCAAAGGCTAAAGACTAATAGCCGTTATCATAGAAATATTCAGCATCGCCAGAATTAACGAATGACTTGGTTAGAACATAGTGTACAGGTAGAAGTGGACGCGCCGATCGATCTGGTTTGGGATCTCTGGTCAGATTTGGAACAAATGCCCCAGTGGATGAAATGGATCGAATCGGTGAAAATTCTCGAGGAGGATCCAGAGCTTTCCCGTTGGAAGTTAGCCAGTGGTGGTCTAGAATTTACTTGGTTGTCACGGATAATGAAAATTGTCCCCCACCAGATGATTCAATGGGAATCCGTGGACGGTTTGCCTAACCGCGGGGCGATTCGTTTTTATGACCGTCATGGTAGGAGTATTGTGCGACTGACAGCAGCCTATGCTATACCGGGTTGGTTAGGAAAATTGATGGATAATCTTTTCCTCGGTCGAGTGGTGGAATCGACCCTGCAAGCTGATCTAGAGCGTTTTCGCCTTTATGCGCTCAATATTGTCAATAATACGCCGCCAAGCTGAGGTAATCATCCGTAGTAAGCTGTTGACTATCTAAAGCACTTGTTAAGACTGTCTATGAGTAAGGAGAAGGCGAGCAGTTGTACTGTCTTAATACCAAGTTTTAAGGCAGTACAGCTTATTGCTGACTACGGACGACCGACTCCCCAAAACGGAAACTTCCTACCTCACCATGAAGATAACTGCCATAAGATTTAAGAGCCTGTTTAACTATAAACTGGGTACACTCGCTTAACAAAAATTTTTTTAGACAGATCTTGGACAGAATCGGGAATCCAGTGTTAAACTGCCTCGATAAGATGATGTCACTCTCAAAGCCCTTCACTATATAATCCAATGGTAATACAATCGGTCAGTTTAACAGTTAAGGACTATAAGTCTAACATTCCCGTGGCCATCTTGTGTGGTGGCAAAGGAACCCGACTACGGGAAGAAACCGAATTTCGACCTAAGCCGATGATTGCCATCGGAAATCGACCGATTATTTGGCATATCATGAAAACTTATGCCCAATATGGGTTAACTGACTTTATGCTCTGTCTAGGGTATAAAGGGGAAATAATCCGGGACTATTTCTTTAACTATGATTGGAATCAAAGTGATGTCCTCTTAGAGTTAGGCAATAAAAAAGTGACCAAACTCGATAGTGGACACCAGGAGGAAGACTGGCGTATTTGGTTAATTGATACGGGACCCGAAACCATGACGGGAGGCCGTCTTAAACGTCTCACCCCTTACATAGAGAGAAGTGGAAGCGAGATCTTTTTGGCCACCTATGGGGACGGGGTTTGTGATGTGAATATTGCGGATCTGTTGGACTTTCATTACTCTCATGGGAAATTAGCCACGATGACGGCGGTTCGTCCTTCTTCTCGCTTTGGCGAGTTAATCAT
This portion of the Microcystis aeruginosa NIES-2549 genome encodes:
- a CDS encoding cupin domain-containing protein, which translates into the protein MLIRKLLECEEFIAGDHTRLRELLHPDKQPLNLRYSLAHAQVDVGETSTPHALKTAEVYYILQGQGEMHIDEEVQLVTVGAAIYIPPLAKQYIHNCGEEPLIFLCIVDPAWRVEDEIIFE
- a CDS encoding DUF2949 domain-containing protein, which encodes MEAHQQKQLRTFLLEKLAISPRSFDMAVRLCEASVGSLPMVLWQYGLIDLSQLNQVFDWMETV
- a CDS encoding prephenate/arogenate dehydrogenase, translating into MNIGIIGLGLIGGSLGLDFRSQAYKVLGVSRQQSTCDIAVQKGVVDESSTSLELLATADLIFICTPIHLIVPTLQKLTPYLKPQAIVTDVGSVKGAIVDNCSQLWPNFVGSHPMAGKTEQGINAAQFDLFVNAPYLITPLESTPNFAVEILTEIVQQLGCQIYYSSPEEHDRAVAWISHLPVMISTSLIQACAKEQDLNIRELAENLASSGFRDTSRVGGGNPELGLMMAKYNRQALLISLTNYRQNLDKVIDYIAGEKWQELEKILVSSHQYRANFIQ
- a CDS encoding nitrate reductase associated protein codes for the protein MTTFFDFEAEFVDSLRCIPMTVRMKLDTCGVKLKLSHWMQLSQPERMVLVNMACTTAAEAKIYRDFLQKLIIEKTGNPPGELAIDPHPAWLDDSQIPDTVLQKAREFQIEISLEQWQKLQPSQRFALIKLSRLGHENLNFYPALKEFHLVDA
- the rfbF gene encoding glucose-1-phosphate cytidylyltransferase, whose product is MVIQSVSLTVKDYKSNIPVAILCGGKGTRLREETEFRPKPMIAIGNRPIIWHIMKTYAQYGLTDFMLCLGYKGEIIRDYFFNYDWNQSDVLLELGNKKVTKLDSGHQEEDWRIWLIDTGPETMTGGRLKRLTPYIERSGSEIFLATYGDGVCDVNIADLLDFHYSHGKLATMTAVRPSSRFGELIIEGNLVTQFQEKPQTAEGWINGGYFVLNRKVLDLIEGDATTFEAQPLRTLAALGELAVYKHEGFWQCMDTYREMEMLNHLYDTGQARWKIW
- a CDS encoding SRPBCC family protein, translating into MTWLEHSVQVEVDAPIDLVWDLWSDLEQMPQWMKWIESVKILEEDPELSRWKLASGGLEFTWLSRIMKIVPHQMIQWESVDGLPNRGAIRFYDRHGRSIVRLTAAYAIPGWLGKLMDNLFLGRVVESTLQADLERFRLYALNIVNNTPPS